The Myripristis murdjan chromosome 6, fMyrMur1.1, whole genome shotgun sequence sequence GCAGTGCTAACACGGGAAATGAGGCATGAGGTGAGATAGATTTCCAAGCCAGTGAAGTGCCACAACTTTTTGAATAACACTCACAGAACAGAGAGCATACACACGAATCTGATTTGTGGGACTGACCCTTTCCTTTGCAGGGTTCATGTGGGGTTTTTAGTTGTTGATCTACAGTTCACTTCATCAGCATAAATAGGTTAGCATGCGGATGATCCTAGCACTGCCAGGATTAGAAATTAAATTCTCACTTATGCCTGAAATGCATACTAAGAGGTACTTTGGATTAAGACACCATGTAATTGTTTGATGTTTTCTGGTGTCGTTAGCCTGTACAGCCGCAATACTACTCTGGGCCTAACTTTGGTTACATTGTGGCCTTCAAACCCCATGACGGCTCAGAGTGGTGGAGGGTGACGGTCGCTGACCCCGAGGCCAGGCGCTACGTCCACAAGAACGCCTCCATTTCTCCCTCGACAGAGTTTGAAGTCAAGGTCAAGGCCTTCAACAGTAAAGGAGAGGGACCCTTCAGTCACACGGCGATCATTTACTCTGCACAAGATGGTAAGCACTGATCCCAGAAGACATTTGCAGTCTCTCAGAGTTGAAGCATAGCAGGGAAGAGTGCCAAACTGATCTCATAGCGCTGTCTCAGATCAACATCATCTTGTTTGCCAAGCATCACAGAGAATGAGGGATTCTTCAATATGCCAACACTCTGCTATTTCAATCTGTCAGTGTCACCTACTTACTACCAAAGTTTTCTATGGACTAGGATCCATTTAATAGGAGTTCTCATGTATAGATTTGAGGAATTTTAATACCCCTTGAATGTGAACCTgccctcccctttctctctttcccgcTCCCTCCTTTGCTTGCCTTCAGCGGTGGGATTATCATGATCTATGTAGCATGAACCAGAAAGCTGATAATTCGCCCAAGGATGCAAAGCATTTAGCCCAGTTATTAACTTCCATTGACAGACCGTTGAGATAACCACTGGCATCATGATGGGTTACAGAGATGCCTTGTTGCTATAGTAACACACCATAGGAACTtgggatgtttgtgtgttttgcatgtccACAATTTTAATAGGTAAGTTAGCAAATAACTGTGTTTGCAGCTGTACCTGTGATAAGAATTTGTGTGCCTgctggtgtatgtgtgtcttcGCTCAATGACAGTGTAGGATTGCttgttggtgctgctgttgtaacAGTTTAACATTCAAGGACAATTCTGTGATTGAAAATACAATATCCAGTGTGCTACTGACCTACAACTCAAGTAAAACCATCCGAGTGAGGGATTgtgaacagagagagatttCTGTCACTTCTCTTGTTCCTTTAGCGATAGATTCACATTGCCAACGTGATGCTTGGGTGCCACTGAGTGAAAAGTGCATTAATTCAGCGAAACTACACTTCCCATAGGCATGGAGCCATAAATTGTGAAGCACTAGGTAGTTTATGAACAGGGTAACCGAGCCATTAGAGTGTATGCTTTAAAGGGTCAATGTCATATGTATTCACATAGATAAATGATGATGCTTTGCAACACTGAGTAAGTGAATTGAATGTACCTGATGAAAATGACCTCTGAAGGACATGTTCAGTGCTGGTTCTCTTACCATTCCACATTTACCATGCTGTCCTCTGTGTCTCCGTTCAGCTCCATCTGAAGCCCCAACCCGTGTAGAGGGAAAAGCTCTCTCTGCCACTGAGGCCATCGTGTGGTGGCTGCCAATCTCCCACAGCCATGTAGATGGATACCAGGTCTGTCCCTgagctgtgtttcttttttttcttgctttttctttattgtaCTTGTTACTTACTGTATAAACTCTCAAAAGTGAGTCTTTGTATCTATGAATGAGATAAATGTCAAACCAGGGTCAAATAGCATTTGGAAGCTCTTATGATGATTTGGGTTAACTTAGTGTGGATGGCAGATTGGTGGGGACAATCCCAGTAATATTTTCAAAGTCACTTTAGTAATTTTAAATCTTCATCTTTTAAACCTCTATTTTAAAGGCACTTATATGAAAAGCCTGGCTttttatgtaactttttttaatcttgaattttattgttattttgttgtacaATCCAGCAGCCATGAACAGTTATGCTTTATAattgatgactttgttaatcCACATGCCTTAATGCATTTTGTATCTCACAAAAAGTGCTTTACCAATATTTGGTAGCTGTTGCTCTAACAACACTGAATGTGTTGTATTGGGGGGTGATCCACAAAGCAGTTAGCCAGATAGCTGTGAAAAAGATCATGTTATATCTCATGCTGATGGTTTCTAATAATACaaaatttcataaaatatttcgtaacatttttaaagttatctgtctgacctgctaatcctgctttgtggaaaaaaacccATATGCAGTAAGCCCCAACAGATGCTCCTAGATTcaggtttgttattttttgtgacaAACAGTCAAGGCAGATGGTCACCTACCCAGAACcaggttctgctcgaggttttttCCCTGTGAAGAGGGTTTCTTCCTcgtgggggagattttggttcatGGGGTGAACCTGTTGGTTCTCTGTCAAGAGCCTTGAGAAGCcctttgttatgatttgacactatgcaaataaaattgagttgaatattttttttctgaacttcctgattttttttaaaaaattttaaattttttttttcattttattttggacTCAGCTATTTTAGGTCAATACTAACTGACTCCTTTGTGGGCCTGTGTGTCCTAGGTGAAATACTGGAAGAAGCAGGATGACAGCGAAGGTGGAGCCCACAGGGTGGCAGTGCCTGGTAAGGGGAACCACACCAGGCTGGAGGGCATGAAGCCGGACTCCCACTACCTCATCGAGATCCGGGCCTACAACGCTGCTGGATACGGGCCGCCCAGCCCTCACTTCCAGATCTACACCAAGAAAGCCCGTATGTTAACTCACCAATGTGGACCGCAAAGTCATCTTAATGTAACTTGTCCTCATTGTTGTTTGctaatttgtttgcttgtttgtgtttgaccaGCTCCCAGTCAACCCCCCAGAATAATAGGTAAAAAGTTAAAGGGCCACTTAGTAAATATTGCCTGGGAACATGTTGAGCCCCTGTGGAACGAGTCATCAATAGATGGTTACAAGGTGAATAtagttttgtttctctctcatctgAAATTTTGCAGTCTTGCTAAACTATTTGCCTACTTGttactcattttattttgaccttGTTTTTGCTTATATTTTGATAGTTTAagcataaataaagttttgtatATTATATTGCTATTTCtgacgtgtatgtgtgtgtgtgtgtaggttctGCTCAGACAGCAGGGCCATTCCACAGGCATGCTTTATACAACCAGTAGACGGACCATAGACCTTCCTGTGCCCAGAGAGGGGGATTTTGTGGTCGAGGTCCGGGCGACCAGCGAAGGAGGGGATGGTGCTGTGGCACAAATCCACATCACAGGTAACAGCCACAACCCATCATGCACTTTGGTTGCTTAGTCCAGAATATCAGTAGAACCAGAATAATGCCAGTTTCATTTTGACCTGCAAGATccagtttctctcttttcttttgtagTTTATTGCTGCCATGGTGGTTGTACTTCACAGACAAAAGTTTGCAATTAAACATTGTCTCCAGAAATTTCTTTTACTTTAGTTTCTGTTTATGAAGTTTGAGTTCATGACGTTTAAGTTTCTGTTGTCTAGTCTCACTTGCTTGCTGGGTTCACTCTTCCCTTTCTAGACTTGCCATGGGCAAAGGGTGAGCTTAATGTCATGCCCTGCTTGCCCACTTTTTTCCAATATAATTCTAAAGAAGACCAAATGCAAGATTGAATGACTTGTTCTGATGAGTTTTCCAGTTTATGTTAATATGACTTTGCAGTCGTAATTGAGGGGCTCAGATGTTGTATTACTGCATGATAAGGTTTCCACCAGCCCAAGGCTGTGAATGATTCCTCCAAATTGGTGCAATTCCAAAGCCTCCAACATATTTCAATATAAATTGTCTATGTTTACCAGCACTGCATTCAGAAAGCTTATTCTAAATTATCACATATGTAGCTTATTTTAAGCACTTATTTGTTTGAACATAAAACATCTTGTAATGTCCCTAAGCCTGTTCTTTCAGCCTCTAATACAAATAGAATAAAATCTACAAATAATATAATACTTGAATACATATTGTATAATGTTATTTGTCTTCTTTTTGTCATAATCTATCCTAGTTAATCCACTTTAAAAAGTTCTAAAAAGTCCCATTTGTGGCATCATTTTCATTGAGGGAAAAGTAAGTTTCCCagctttattttgaatgtttgaaaatgttttactgattaAGTGATGGTAATGGTAATGTTTTGGGGCTAGTCTTCACTGTTCACCGGCAAACTGTAGATGTCATGTTCAGTTTTGAGAccagtgaaatgtaatttagTGATAGAGTAAATTCTATTGAGTAAAATGATACATTGCCTTCATGCAGGTTTAGTCTCACATCAGTggcacaaaaataaagaaagcgTTCGAGTGACctgatgacattttaaatccaTAGTGCCGAGGTGGCATGCTGTGACTGCTCATTCCTGGCCTATCATTTGCTAGTGGGATTAAAGCAGGTTTAAAGATGGCAGGGGGGTATCATTTGTCACTGTCAGAGGGTTCCCAAGGGCCAGAGCAGAGCTGTCACTTCAGGTTTCATACTTTAGATTGGAGGGCTAAGATGGGGGACTCTACAGTCCATGACTAAAGCCTAGTGATGGCCCACTGACTTTATCCCCCTGCTGGCCGATGGATTGACAGCCTGGCTGTCTAGGTAGAGGGGGTCTTAAGCCTCTGTAATTGATCTTGATGAGTTGAGGAAACCCTTCCTGTGGTTTTCCTTAACCCTTATCTTTCTGTCCCAGACCCACCTGACAGCTTGATTTCACAGACCTGGGAATTTAAGCCATGGGGTATTTTCAAATGCAGGGCAGTGACAAATGAAGGGGCATATAAGGTGATCTCCACACAGATGGGGTATAATATCACACCTCACATACTGAGTATGGGTTTTAGTTTGATGGATGAGGGTGGGGCCCCCAGGGATCATATATTTTGGGGTTCTCTGGTGGTCAGCTTTTGGAGGACACCTTCAAATCAGCAGCCACTTTGACTGTCAAATCGTTTAATTTCTaagcaaaattaaatgttttcatcTCACTCTGTGTAGGCGTCCCAGGTGGAGGCGTCCCAGCTGTCCAGTCTCTCAGTTTAACCTGCCTGCTCCTGTTGGCTCTCCTCTGCCTGGACCTCTGAATGTAGCTCCATCTTTGTCTTCACTTCCTGTGAAGGAGACTCTGTAAGGTCGATGCCTAAAAGGACTTTGGCTTTTTCCATAATCTTTTGGTTCCACACTGCAACCAGAGCACCATATTCTAACTCTCCCCTCTGGAATATGTCTGTGgaaaaagacacacaacaacaacaacgaatTGGAAATGGACAAAGACATCCCTTATTTAATATCAACAAAGCATCTTCGGAGGAGCGTCAAAGGAGTTCTGTCAACTTTTTCAATATGCCTTATATAAACGATTGCTCTTATCTTTCACTATAACTTGTTTAAAATGGATGATGCGTGTGAGTGTGGACTACACACTTTGGCCAGGTTGGCTGGTCTCTTTACATCATGGAGCCAAACTTTCTTATACAGATGAACGTCTGTTGAGAAGTGTCGGTTTCATTTGATGTGTGACGTTTTGGATAATCTATCCTACATTGCATTCCATAGTATAAGCTAAACAGGTAAATACTTGTGAAGGATAAGTGTACAAGTTTATAAAACTGTCtttatgtgtttcttttcttttctcttcttgcaGTTCTGTGGCTTtccctcctgttttcttttcaaaatgaagcACACCCTCTGTTACAGAGATACAGTCAAAGCAAATCTTAGCCTTTTGCATTCTCAGTTTTATTAGCAAACATCATAGGGCAAAGAGCAATTTATGTCATGCTAAAATATATGCAATAATTTATATGGTTTTGCTATCTAATATACTATGGATGTCATACgttctttggaaaaaaaaaatgtttgacatgCAGTCAGTGTTTATTTCCAAATTATAACATGTACTCTATTGACAGAATACCACTTtctaagtgtgtgcatgtagacaTTGCTATCTAGAAGAATaatttcaaaaggttaaaaaaataagtcaCGTAAATGTGAGTGATTTTTGGCACATGTATCCGCATTTGCAAAGTTGAATGTAAAGCAAACCATGGAAACAAGAAATGAAACTCCACAGCATACCAAACATACAGTTTCAAATGCAGAGCAAAACTACGGTAAATAAACAATGCATGACAGTAATTTTGTGTGCTTGCCACACCTGGCTGCTTTTATACAACTGTGCAGTGATCATGGCTTCactacaacatttttttcaatgttgTTGTATGAATCATGCTCATACTCCAAAATAAGATTGAAAAGCAACCCATGTCAGTGTGCATTTACctaaaaatacttttgttttgactgtatCATTTGGACCTCAGCGGTACCAGCTGGTGCTTTTTAAAGaatgtgggcatttttttttttaatgtaaaccttttcatttcatctctctttcttatATGGCTTTGTGTGAGTGTCACTATTAACATTACAGTGAACAGTAGCGACGCTCATGCCGTTCAATAATTGTGCAATGTCTGACGTATCAATATTTTCTAATAAGACAACTTGCCTAGCTCCAATAACAGTAATCtagggtttagtgtttttcaTAATCTGGTACGAGTTCAAAAAGAAGCAAAGCCATCCATGTCAGCAGTCAGAGCCCATCCAAAGCTCATTAATTTGTCTTtatgtctctgtttgtctttttattaaCATGAGAGTTACATGTCATCAGAGCTACATAAGCAACTGGTGTTGCCGATATAGCTCTGATCTTGCTTATATAGCTATATTATCAactggtgttgttttgtttgtgattaTTACTATATTTGTATGTCATGACCCACCACTGGTTGGACAGTTTAGAAGTTTATTTCCCCCAAGTGGAgaaaaaatgctgtgttttgGATTCCTCTGCATATGGATTCATATTTTGTGTGACTGATGCTAGCCATGCTTCTACATTGTGGCTATATCAACATCCACCACAAAGTGCTtttcccagtttcccctcaTGCGACAAATCATTGAAAGAGTTGCCAAATGCATGAATGCCTTgaactttgacattttggatGAAGCAGTGGCTCTACATTCTAACATGCATGACATTGGAAACAAAATGGTACTGTAACGCTCCATACTTCGCAACGAATCAACTCATGCCAGTTTCTCAACCTCATAGCTTCATATGAAATACATTCCATTCCTGAGTGACATCCCTTtatgtcagagacagagacagtgtagATAAGCCTAATATGTGCATTAGCTGCTTCATTAAGCCAGTCACTTATTGTATATCAAGTCTGTGGAGGAGGATTTTTTTAGAGACAAATCCTTAAACTGACTAAAGGAATCTCACTCATTAAAAGTTGAGAAATGGTCCTGCAGTCTCATGCACATGATGGTCTGAGTTTGATGACATCACTGGTGGTGGTATTTGGCTGTTTGCTTAAGTTCAGTGCTTCACCGGACATGAGTGGGCACATGTTGTGAGGGATGAAACTGGACTCTCTCTCATTGGCTGGacttaaaaagaaacaataaaagtgTAGTTAACTATTAAATCAGTTTGTTGTCATTCTATTCAGTTACCTCTCATGTAATTAATACTCACCAGAAAGCCTGAGCAATACTGTCGGGATGAGTTTAGGTATGAGTTACCGTGCATTTGCCTGATTCAAGCGTGAGTCAGATTCACGGTCAAAGACTTATTAAGCCTGACCGTCGGCAAGCTGTGCGCAGGTTTGCACCAGCTGGTGGTCAAAGTGTCAAGAGTTAGCCTGAGGCCAAGACTGAGTAGATCTTGGTGAGTCTGGGTGGGATGCAGTCTGAGGTTTAAAAATCCATACATGAAGGCAGATGCAATGGAGAACCCATCCAGGCTGACTGCACGGAAGAATGTTTCCACATCCAGTAACACATAAGTGTTATGTGTCAAACCTTGTAAGTGCTATCAAATCTCAGTTGTTTGACACTACTGGGGGTCTCAGGTGCTTGGCTCTTCTGTTCAgtataatttattcattcagatagtttctgtgcGATTCGATCCACCTCTAATTTGTACTCATTGGGGGTGGTTACATACAATTTGCTGGTGTTGTTTCACAGGAAATAGTGAAAATCCCATTGAAACTCTTCTGTCTCAAGAGCTGTTGATTATGCTGGGTacctgtgtctttgttttgagAGTTTTCACATGTACACAGTAACCACTCAGCCCCCACTGTACTGGTGAAAGACAAGGAAACCATGACAAACTCTCAGACTCTGGAAAagttgccaaatcacacagtaGATGGGAGTAAGTTGACCAAAATATATCAAATGTTCCTTTAAATAGAGAATGGATAGAAGCACTCAAACACCAGTTCTtcaaaaaggaggaaaaaggaggaaaggaggtcAATGACAAAGCGTTGCAACAGTGCTCAAGTCACTTTGGTCCTTTACAATTGTTGCCTTAGGATTTAACCATCTTTCACAGAAGAGTAACTTTGTATTGTGAGTGTTAAATATTCATAGCAGTGTTTCAGCTCTTAGATATCAAATGGCAGAAACCAGAGCATCATCTATGATTTATAAATTTCTTCCATTATTAACTTAGCTGTTTGCAACAAGTCCTCTAAAATGATGGATTTTTGGGGTACATTTCTAATTTTTTCACCATCTGTCTCTTGAGGAGAATGCTATTCTTTTCCACCGCCACAGACAAATAGATCATAGATAGTGTTTCAATCCGTCCTGCATTATAGATAAGGCCAACTCTCTCAGTGTCTAGCTTTTCAGCCAGAAACAGCTGTTTGAGTTTTGTCTCCTATCAGGTATCCAACAGATGAAAAGTAGATTGATATCACTTCAGCTCAGTGTGGATTAGGTCAGATCAatgatttagatttagattccTATTGAGATGAGGGCATCTCTCGGTTTCAGCCCAAGGGTCTTGATAGTTATTCACTGAAATCAAGCcacagaaagaacaaaagagGGAGATAACTCTTTCGAGTGGCTTATCAGTCCAAGCATATGGTCTTTGTGATAGGCCTGATCCCAGGTGGCTGTGTAGCACGGACAATGTTACTCACGTCCTCTCCCCTTCAAAATTacccagaatgctgtttgtttcaGTCTGAATGTGCATGGTGGATGGAAATATAGCTGTGAGACAAAAGCTGACATCACATCCTCCATATTTTAAAGTCAGTCTCTTATGGAAATGTAGTAATTTGCTGTAGGTTAAATAGATTACAATTGATGGAAGACTACACAGTAACACTAGAGGCACTGTTTCTTGTACAGTAATTCACGGTAAAAGAACCCCAGAAAATATTACTTTCTCATGATCTCGTTGGTAATGTGTTTTTCTAACAGGTGGGCCAGCCATCCATCCCAGGACAGATCATCCTATTGTCTTTGTAAATCTACACCTGTTCTTTGACAGctcagacaacacacaacacGGTTCAAAGTGATGTAACTGGGTGCACACTAGACCAGAACCAGACTGCCAGGGCTGAGAGCCCTGAAACGTGATGCCCACTCTGAGATGCCTGCAATATGTCATGCTGTGTCAGGCAGTGCGACAGCCCGGGCTGGTGGAGGGAGGTTTTCTAAGTGAAGGTCTCCATACAGATATTGTGTTACAGTCAAAGGCTTGTGAATTGAGGACCCATTCCCTCAAGACCATTTGCTCTAATATGTCATCACTGCAGGACTTGCACTGCCAAATGAAGACCAAACTAACTCTCTGGGGTTCAGAGGGAAGAAAATAAGACCACATGGCTTACATTTTCAAAGGAATTGTCTCTATGGGGTGTAAACTAGAGACTGTTAAACTGTTTAACTTAATTGAGACGTTTCAGTATCAATTTGACGGATCTACAACTGGTACGGAGTCTATTTTGAGTGCGGGCGACCTCTGCTGGTGATTAATGATAGCACTTAGTGAGTTCAGTAATTGTAAACTACCAAggatttttatgtttaaattgaCGTTAAAAATAGGATAAATAGGACAAATAGGATATTTTGCTCAAtggaaaaacagggaaaatgtCAGCGCTCACAGGGCTATGAAGCTGTTTAGGAGGAGCAGCGTCGGTGCAGTGAACTAACTTGTGAGCCGGAGAGGAAAGTTTACTGGTGTGTCCCTTCGCTAAAGCATCCATCCTCTCTCATTTGGTGTGAGAAGAGCGCAAAGCGTCGGCTTAACCTGAGCTGTGCGCACCGTTCAAACTTAGCGCACCAAAACTACCAAAATAACTTCGTTGTAAGTTACACAAAAAAGTTGACCCAAAGCGAATTGTCAAGTACAGTATGTGCGCTGACTGCCCAAATCCTTGTGGGGACGACGTGGACACAATCTGCCAAGTTCTGAATCCAAGCGGTATGGATCCGCAAACGAAACGAGGCTCCGACTTGCgggatgtgagtgtgtgtcaaaAAGGATGCGGGCTTCTGTTGTCCCGGGACGATATCACTAAGGGGAATCACTGCTGTCTGGACGCGCTTCGCTTGCTGACCGATGCGCTCGAAGAGAGAAGCGCAGTTTTGGAGCATGAATCCCGGATGGCGAGGCTCAGGTGGGGCCGGAGAGAGCAGTCCCTCTTAGCCCAGGTATCATCTCTGCAGAGCGAAGCGCAACTCGCCGCCCTCAAGTACCAGCAAAAGCTACACCAGTACAtgctgaacatcagcagcaTTGCAGAACAGGTCATTAGTTACTACAAGGTGAGAAgacatgtctgtgtttgatgCTGTTAACTTGGGCTAATCATGATTTTGACTTGCACTCTGAGTCAGCACTCGGCAGGCTCTGCATGTAATAGACAAAGGCATCACAGGTTGTCTGGGTGATAGACTGAAAGCACCTCTCTGTGTGTTCACCAACCCAGAGTGACTTGACGACAGAAAGTGACATGCAGGGCCAGATATCAGAAGAAGCAACAagtgcagaggcagaggcacagGAGCAAGCCAAACCACCTGAGGTAAGAGATAATACAGTGTACAGGCTGCTGAATCCTACCCAGCTCCAACTCCACACAAACAACAGTTTCCACTGTTGTTGATACTAGGATTGGGGTATAAGCACTGCAGCTTCCTGTAAGCAGGGATTTAGTTGTGCACATACCTGCTCTATTTCACCTGCTGCTTCAGCTGTGGCTTAACCCCACTGCCAGGTAATACTTTGTGCAAATGTTGACTTTAGGATTCCATGTACAGTGTTTGCTATCTACTGGTAACAATCTCTGGCTAAAGAAAGCTTATGGCAGATAATCTCACCTCACATCATGTTGGTTTGTAATCTGGCCTgatgtgacctctgtgtgtgtgtgtgtgtgtgtgtgcgtgtgtgtgtgtgtgtgtgtgtgtgtgtgtgcgtgcgtgtatgcgCGCGCATGCTTATTTCATTAACCCAGGACGTAAAACCATATTAATGGTTTTATA is a genomic window containing:
- the LOC115360486 gene encoding E3 ubiquitin-protein ligase PDZRN3-B-like, whose product is MDPQTKRGSDLRDVSVCQKGCGLLLSRDDITKGNHCCLDALRLLTDALEERSAVLEHESRMARLRWGRREQSLLAQVSSLQSEAQLAALKYQQKLHQYMLNISSIAEQVISYYKSDLTTESDMQGQISEEATSAEAEAQEQAKPPEDKRWMVVRMGTVVVVVVVVEEEEAWVVEMKRENGG